The following proteins come from a genomic window of Lachnoclostridium phytofermentans ISDg:
- a CDS encoding glycogen/starch/alpha-glucan phosphorylase yields MLVEILQKKYNKTLKECSNEEIYFGLLDMTKDMAEKKYKKDTKKKIYYISAEFLIGKLLSNNLINLGIYDEIKEELEQNGKSIAEVENIELEPSLGNGGLGRLAACFLDSIASLGLNGDGIGLNYHFGLFRQVFKDCLQKETINPWITDESWLIKRDKSYTVNFKDFTVKSKLYDIAVTGYDNRTNWLHLFDIETVDESIVKEGISFEKADIEKNLTLFLYPDDSDEKGELLRIYQQYFMVSNAAQMILEECILKGSNLHDLYEFAVIQINDTHPTMVIPELIRLLMERGIEMDEAIDIVSKTCAYTNHTILSEALEKWPIKYLNKVVPHLLPIIEVLDKKVREKFEDPTVTIIDEQERVHMAHIDIHYGFSVNGVAALHTEILKQNELNNFYKIYPEKFNNKTNGITFRRWLMHCNYPLTAYLTDLIGDGFKKDANQLEKLLDYKEDTNVLNTLLDIKYDNKKALKEYLFKTQGIEIDENSIFDIQIKRLHEYKRQQMNALYIIHKYLEIKNGKKPATPITLIFGAKAAPAYIIAKDIIHLILCLQELINSDKEVNPYLKVVMVENYNVTLAEKLIPACDISEQISLASKEASGTGNMKFMLNGAITLGTMDGANVEIAELVGKDNIYIFGESSEEVISHYENRDYVSKDYYNKDEEIRQMVDFIVSDTLMNIGKKENLERLFNELINKDWFMTLLDIKEYIQKKEEIIADYEDREKWSKMMLENISKAGFFSSDRTILEYNQDIWNV; encoded by the coding sequence ATGTTAGTAGAGATATTACAAAAAAAGTATAATAAAACTCTTAAGGAATGCAGTAACGAAGAAATATATTTTGGCTTATTGGATATGACAAAAGATATGGCTGAAAAGAAATATAAGAAAGATACTAAGAAAAAGATTTATTATATTTCAGCAGAATTTTTAATCGGTAAGTTGTTATCCAATAATCTAATAAATTTAGGGATTTATGATGAAATCAAAGAAGAATTAGAACAAAACGGAAAATCCATTGCAGAAGTTGAGAACATTGAACTGGAACCATCCCTTGGAAATGGCGGTCTTGGAAGATTAGCAGCATGTTTCCTAGATTCTATTGCATCACTTGGACTTAATGGAGATGGTATTGGATTAAACTATCATTTTGGATTATTCCGACAGGTATTTAAAGATTGTCTCCAAAAGGAAACCATTAATCCTTGGATAACAGATGAGAGCTGGCTCATAAAGAGAGATAAGTCATATACCGTAAATTTTAAGGATTTTACAGTAAAATCAAAGCTTTATGATATCGCAGTGACTGGTTATGATAACCGTACAAATTGGCTGCATTTATTTGATATAGAAACTGTGGATGAATCTATTGTAAAAGAAGGAATTTCCTTTGAAAAAGCTGATATTGAAAAAAACCTTACTTTATTCTTATATCCTGATGACAGTGATGAAAAAGGTGAACTTTTAAGAATTTATCAGCAGTACTTTATGGTAAGCAACGCTGCCCAGATGATTTTAGAAGAATGCATCCTGAAGGGAAGTAATCTTCATGATTTATATGAATTTGCGGTAATTCAAATTAATGACACCCATCCGACTATGGTAATACCGGAATTAATCCGCCTACTTATGGAGCGAGGCATTGAAATGGATGAGGCAATTGATATTGTTTCTAAGACCTGTGCTTATACGAACCATACTATTTTATCAGAAGCATTAGAAAAATGGCCTATTAAGTATCTAAATAAAGTAGTGCCACACTTACTTCCTATTATCGAAGTGTTAGATAAAAAAGTAAGAGAAAAATTTGAGGATCCTACGGTAACAATCATTGATGAACAGGAAAGAGTGCATATGGCACATATTGATATCCACTATGGATTTAGTGTAAATGGTGTTGCAGCACTTCATACAGAAATCTTAAAGCAAAATGAGTTGAACAATTTTTATAAGATTTATCCTGAAAAATTCAATAATAAAACCAATGGAATTACATTCCGCCGTTGGTTAATGCATTGCAATTATCCTTTGACTGCATATTTAACAGATTTAATTGGTGATGGATTTAAAAAGGATGCTAACCAATTAGAAAAACTTTTAGATTATAAAGAAGACACCAATGTTTTAAATACCTTACTTGATATTAAGTACGATAACAAAAAAGCTCTAAAAGAGTATTTGTTTAAGACTCAGGGTATTGAAATTGATGAAAATTCTATCTTTGATATTCAGATTAAACGTTTGCATGAATATAAGAGACAGCAGATGAATGCTTTATACATCATTCATAAATATCTTGAAATTAAGAATGGCAAAAAACCTGCAACTCCAATTACTTTAATTTTCGGAGCCAAAGCAGCCCCTGCTTATATTATTGCAAAAGACATTATCCATTTGATTTTATGTCTTCAGGAATTAATAAATAGTGATAAAGAGGTAAATCCTTATCTCAAGGTGGTTATGGTAGAAAATTATAACGTAACATTAGCTGAAAAGTTAATTCCTGCATGTGATATATCAGAACAAATTTCTTTAGCATCGAAGGAAGCTAGTGGTACCGGCAATATGAAATTTATGCTTAACGGTGCTATTACATTGGGAACTATGGATGGAGCAAACGTAGAGATTGCAGAATTGGTTGGTAAAGACAACATTTACATCTTTGGTGAGTCTAGCGAAGAAGTAATTTCACATTATGAAAACAGAGATTATGTTTCTAAAGATTATTACAATAAAGATGAAGAAATTCGTCAGATGGTTGACTTTATTGTAAGCGATACCTTAATGAACATCGGTAAAAAAGAGAATTTAGAACGTCTGTTCAATGAACTAATCAATAAAGACTGGTTTATGACTCTGTTAGATATTAAAGAATACATTCAGAAAAAAGAAGAAATAATCGCAGATTACGAAGATAGAGAAAAATGGTCAAAAATGATGTTAGAAAACATCAGTAAAGCCGGCTTCTTCTCTTCTGACAGAACTATTTTAGAGTACAATCAGGATATATGGAATGTATAA
- a CDS encoding glycoside hydrolase family 13 protein codes for MKFEAIYHRTSDNYCYPLNEEDLIINIKTGHDIERVFIYYGDPFEGGILGGNWTWNGVEEELIYKKNLTHHIWWTTTVKPKFKRCKYYFKLVANDTSYYYFEDGFYTEAEMNHQDKNLVYFTFPWMNSIDINKTPDWVNDTVWYQIFPERFNNGDKENDPKNVKAWGFHTVSNDEFYGGDLQGIINRLDYLADIGISGIYLTPIFEANTSHKYDTKDYMKIDPHFGDEKVFKNLVDTAHEKGIRIMLDGVFNHCGNQFAPWLDVLKNGPDSKYFNWFMINKWPFNKEDHNTNDGSFYSFAFTSRMPKLNTNNPEVIKYLLDVVEYWVKNFDIDGIRLDVANEISHRFCKDLRKLTKELKPDFYILGELWHDAITWLHGDEFDGVMNYPLATSLADYWVYPEKTNYDFECAINHNFTMYMQQTNDVLFNLLDSHDTNRLIDKVKDIDIFYQQLAVLFTMPGSPCIYYGTEIAMEGSYDPDCRRCMPWEDIDAGLFKDRIEIIKALIHLRKTNNAFKSRHYHFIEDKNNNRVIHYIKTDEDHKQVEVILNCSKDSIVVQRKGNELFSLLNEDTILKPKGVFIQQI; via the coding sequence ATGAAATTTGAAGCTATTTACCACAGAACCTCTGATAATTATTGTTATCCGTTAAATGAAGAGGATCTTATTATCAATATCAAAACGGGCCACGATATAGAGAGGGTTTTTATCTATTATGGGGATCCTTTCGAAGGTGGAATTTTAGGCGGTAATTGGACTTGGAATGGTGTGGAAGAAGAGTTGATTTATAAAAAGAACCTAACACATCATATTTGGTGGACAACAACAGTAAAGCCAAAGTTTAAAAGGTGTAAATATTATTTTAAATTAGTTGCTAATGATACTTCTTACTATTATTTTGAAGATGGATTCTATACAGAAGCAGAAATGAATCATCAAGACAAAAATTTAGTATATTTCACATTCCCATGGATGAATAGTATTGATATTAACAAAACTCCTGACTGGGTAAATGATACCGTATGGTATCAGATTTTTCCGGAACGTTTTAATAACGGAGATAAAGAAAATGACCCGAAGAATGTAAAAGCTTGGGGATTTCATACAGTGAGCAATGATGAGTTTTATGGCGGAGATTTACAGGGTATTATAAATCGATTGGATTATTTGGCGGATATAGGCATAAGCGGAATATATCTGACACCTATCTTTGAAGCAAATACCAGTCATAAATACGATACCAAAGACTATATGAAGATTGATCCACATTTTGGTGATGAGAAAGTATTTAAAAACTTAGTTGATACAGCTCATGAAAAGGGCATTCGTATTATGCTTGATGGTGTATTTAATCATTGCGGTAATCAGTTTGCTCCATGGCTAGATGTTTTGAAGAATGGACCTGACTCAAAGTATTTTAACTGGTTTATGATTAACAAATGGCCTTTTAACAAAGAAGATCATAATACAAATGATGGGTCATTTTATTCCTTTGCTTTTACTTCCAGAATGCCGAAGTTAAATACCAATAACCCTGAGGTTATTAAGTATTTGCTTGATGTTGTAGAATACTGGGTGAAAAACTTTGATATCGATGGTATTAGGCTTGACGTAGCGAATGAAATATCTCACAGATTCTGTAAGGATTTAAGAAAGTTGACCAAAGAGTTAAAACCCGATTTTTATATATTAGGTGAGTTATGGCATGATGCTATTACTTGGTTACATGGAGATGAATTTGATGGAGTTATGAATTACCCATTAGCCACTTCTTTAGCAGATTATTGGGTTTATCCGGAGAAAACTAACTATGACTTTGAATGTGCCATTAATCATAACTTTACCATGTATATGCAGCAGACAAACGATGTCTTATTCAATTTATTGGATTCCCATGATACCAATAGATTGATAGATAAAGTAAAAGATATTGATATTTTTTACCAGCAGTTAGCAGTTCTATTTACCATGCCGGGTAGTCCATGTATTTATTATGGAACTGAAATAGCAATGGAAGGAAGCTATGATCCGGACTGTCGTAGATGTATGCCTTGGGAAGACATCGATGCAGGTTTGTTTAAAGATAGAATTGAAATCATAAAAGCACTGATTCATTTAAGAAAAACAAACAATGCTTTCAAAAGCAGACATTATCATTTTATTGAGGATAAGAATAATAACAGAGTAATTCACTATATAAAAACAGACGAAGATCATAAACAGGTTGAAGTTATTTTAAATTGCTCTAAGGATAGTATCGTAGTTCAAAGGAAAGGTAATGAATTATTTAGCCTATTAAATGAAGATACTATTCTAAAACCAAAAGGTGTTTTTATTCAGCAGATATAA
- a CDS encoding LacI family DNA-binding transcriptional regulator codes for MVSINDVAKKAGVAKSTVSKVLNNYSLVSEETRLKVEKAVEELGYVPNSVAVSLSKKVFNRVGLIVDIRHNSQFVDEISMQYLTGAFEKAKEYQIEVVTFFSSQFDEMNYKQVTAYLKSQRINCLIIYNLSIENKNLYKIIEKQEFNCVLVDSPITNDRTSSVSLDHFSAQYEVAKKTLEENIYIDRVLYIAGGAGGYITNRRLDAMRKLQEELDFELIVEYGDFNEYKAREITFKNGEKSNAIVCASDLMAIGAVFALIEMDIYRPVCGFDGIRLMGYTKIAMNTVKQNFNLKSKQAFDELKKLLDGEKGQHTEIPYEVCKIDYMDVIQK; via the coding sequence ATGGTATCGATAAATGATGTAGCGAAAAAAGCAGGAGTAGCAAAATCAACAGTATCGAAGGTTTTGAACAACTATTCTTTAGTTAGCGAAGAGACCAGATTAAAAGTTGAAAAGGCAGTGGAGGAATTGGGATATGTACCAAATTCAGTAGCTGTATCGCTCTCTAAGAAAGTATTTAATAGAGTAGGCTTAATTGTTGATATCCGCCATAATAGTCAATTTGTTGATGAAATCAGCATGCAGTACTTGACAGGTGCCTTTGAAAAAGCAAAAGAATATCAAATTGAAGTGGTAACTTTCTTCAGTTCCCAGTTTGATGAGATGAATTACAAACAAGTAACAGCGTATCTAAAATCTCAGAGGATTAATTGTTTAATTATATACAACTTGTCCATAGAGAATAAGAATTTATATAAAATAATTGAGAAACAGGAATTTAACTGTGTCTTAGTTGATTCTCCTATTACAAATGATAGGACTTCCTCAGTATCCCTTGATCATTTTTCTGCCCAATACGAAGTTGCTAAAAAAACCTTAGAGGAGAATATCTACATTGATAGGGTATTGTATATAGCAGGCGGAGCAGGTGGATATATTACCAATAGACGTCTGGATGCCATGAGAAAGCTACAGGAAGAGCTGGATTTTGAACTTATTGTAGAATATGGTGATTTTAACGAATATAAAGCTAGGGAAATTACTTTTAAAAATGGCGAAAAGTCAAATGCAATTGTTTGTGCATCGGATTTAATGGCAATTGGAGCTGTATTTGCTCTGATAGAAATGGATATTTACAGACCGGTTTGCGGATTTGATGGAATTCGTTTAATGGGTTATACCAAGATAGCCATGAACACAGTAAAACAGAACTTTAACCTAAAATCCAAACAGGCATTTGATGAATTAAAGAAGTTACTTGACGGAGAAAAGGGACAGCATACGGAGATACCTTATGAGGTATGTAAAATCGATTATATGGATGTTATTCAAAAATAA
- a CDS encoding extracellular solute-binding protein, giving the protein MRKKLFGLFMATTLVVSLVGCGKKAENPSTDNGKTEATQTPGATEAPAKAEDVTLKVWAPENQIKDGTMDSMTKSFQELHPEWNIKFTIETQGEDTAKDEILKDVGAAGDVFFFANDQLNELVNAGAIAKLGGSTEEMVKTTMAESVVNTVKVNDAIYAIPFTHNTFFMYYDKSLLNENDIKSIEGIMAKETPSNVYNFYFESAGGWKLGAWYYGAGLTIYGENQTDFAAGANWNNETGVAVTNYLIDLIKNPKAAFDGEISLSELAGDHRIGAWFDGSWNYKLYKDALGDDLGLAVIPTFNPDGNDYQLKGFYGSKAIGVNSHAANPAVAVAFAAYLGSEEMQVQRFEETGQVPTNLKAGESAAVQADEVAKVIVEEANVASIMQPTSSEFSSRYWANAGGIATEIRSGALNKDNVQQKLDTFVSSLKVE; this is encoded by the coding sequence ATGAGAAAGAAACTTTTTGGATTATTTATGGCAACCACATTAGTAGTTTCCTTAGTTGGTTGTGGTAAGAAAGCAGAAAATCCATCAACTGATAACGGAAAAACAGAAGCAACACAGACTCCTGGTGCAACGGAAGCACCTGCAAAAGCAGAGGATGTTACTTTAAAAGTTTGGGCACCTGAAAATCAGATTAAAGATGGAACAATGGATTCTATGACAAAATCCTTCCAGGAATTACACCCAGAATGGAACATTAAATTTACTATTGAAACACAGGGTGAAGATACAGCAAAAGATGAAATCTTAAAAGATGTTGGAGCTGCAGGTGACGTATTCTTCTTTGCTAACGATCAATTAAATGAGCTTGTAAATGCAGGTGCAATTGCAAAGCTTGGCGGATCTACAGAAGAAATGGTTAAGACAACTATGGCAGAATCAGTTGTTAATACAGTAAAAGTAAATGATGCTATTTATGCAATTCCTTTTACACATAATACATTCTTTATGTACTATGATAAGTCACTTTTAAACGAAAATGATATTAAATCCATTGAAGGCATTATGGCAAAAGAAACTCCTTCTAATGTATACAATTTCTATTTTGAATCAGCAGGTGGCTGGAAATTAGGTGCTTGGTACTATGGTGCAGGTTTAACAATCTATGGAGAAAACCAGACTGATTTTGCTGCAGGAGCAAATTGGAACAATGAAACAGGCGTTGCTGTAACAAATTACTTAATTGACTTAATTAAGAATCCTAAAGCAGCTTTTGATGGTGAAATTTCCTTATCCGAATTAGCAGGAGATCATAGAATCGGTGCTTGGTTTGACGGTTCTTGGAACTATAAATTATATAAAGATGCTTTAGGCGATGACTTAGGTTTAGCAGTAATTCCTACATTTAATCCAGATGGCAATGATTATCAGTTAAAAGGCTTCTACGGTTCAAAAGCAATCGGTGTTAACTCTCATGCAGCTAATCCTGCTGTAGCAGTAGCGTTTGCTGCATACCTTGGAAGTGAAGAAATGCAAGTACAACGTTTTGAAGAAACTGGTCAAGTTCCTACAAACCTTAAAGCTGGTGAATCAGCAGCTGTTCAGGCAGACGAAGTAGCTAAAGTTATCGTTGAAGAAGCTAATGTTGCATCTATAATGCAGCCTACATCCTCAGAATTCAGTTCAAGATACTGGGCAAATGCAGGTGGTATTGCTACTGAAATCAGAAGCGGTGCGTTAAATAAAGATAATGTACAACAAAAATTAGATACTTTTGTTTCCTCATTAAAAGTAGAATAA
- a CDS encoding carbohydrate ABC transporter permease, with product MAGKKKKSSSMNTSIRDVGFRTAFIKGNGITKLSAVIFGLGNLLHKQIIRGLIMLSLEIAYIYYMISFGLNSIKNFITLGTKVQEEVFNEAKQIYEYVTGDNSMLCLLYGVITIVLTLGFILFLITSVKSAYGTQKKIELGKPVPTFKDDLSSLLEQNLHKTLLFTPMIGVLCFTIIPLFFMALIAFTSYDRNHQTPGNLFSWVGFDNFIALFSKGSKLSHTFWPVLGWTFTWAIFATFTCYILGMLLAMLINREGTRFKGFWRFIFVLSIAVPQFVSLLTMRTIFNANGPVNVMLRQIGVIGIRDSIPFFTDPLLAKITIICINIWIGVPFTMLTTTGILQNIPKELYEAAKVDGANAFVTFFKITLPYMLFVTTPTLITAFAGNINNFNVIFLLSGGGPETLDYYYAGKTDLLVTWLYKLTITNKDYNLGAVISILVFIIMATLTLLTYRRTGSYKDEEAFQ from the coding sequence ATGGCTGGCAAAAAGAAAAAGAGTTCTAGTATGAATACTTCTATACGTGATGTAGGCTTTAGAACTGCTTTTATTAAAGGAAATGGAATTACTAAACTGTCTGCGGTAATATTTGGTTTAGGCAATCTTCTTCATAAGCAGATTATCCGTGGCTTAATTATGCTGTCATTAGAAATTGCTTATATTTATTACATGATAAGTTTTGGTTTAAATTCAATTAAAAACTTCATTACATTAGGAACCAAAGTACAGGAAGAGGTTTTTAATGAAGCAAAGCAGATTTATGAGTATGTAACAGGGGATAATTCCATGTTATGCCTGCTATATGGTGTTATCACCATAGTTCTAACTCTTGGATTTATTTTGTTTTTAATAACTTCTGTAAAGAGTGCATATGGTACTCAGAAAAAAATTGAACTGGGAAAACCTGTTCCAACATTTAAAGATGATTTAAGTTCCTTACTGGAACAAAATCTTCATAAGACTTTATTATTTACACCAATGATAGGAGTATTATGCTTTACTATTATTCCTCTGTTTTTTATGGCTTTAATCGCATTTACAAGTTATGATAGAAATCATCAGACACCAGGAAATTTATTTAGCTGGGTAGGATTTGATAATTTTATAGCCTTGTTTTCAAAAGGCAGTAAATTATCCCATACATTTTGGCCGGTTCTTGGCTGGACATTTACTTGGGCAATTTTTGCTACATTTACCTGTTATATTTTAGGGATGCTATTAGCTATGCTGATCAATCGTGAAGGTACAAGATTTAAAGGGTTCTGGAGATTTATCTTTGTATTATCCATTGCAGTGCCTCAATTTGTATCCTTACTTACAATGAGAACAATTTTTAATGCCAATGGACCTGTTAATGTTATGCTTCGACAGATTGGAGTAATCGGTATCAGAGATTCCATACCATTTTTTACAGATCCTTTACTGGCTAAAATAACCATTATTTGTATTAATATTTGGATTGGCGTTCCTTTTACTATGTTAACAACCACAGGTATTTTACAAAACATACCAAAAGAGTTGTATGAAGCGGCAAAAGTAGATGGTGCCAACGCTTTTGTTACATTTTTTAAGATTACTTTACCTTATATGTTATTTGTTACTACACCAACTTTAATTACTGCTTTTGCTGGTAATATTAATAACTTTAACGTTATATTCTTATTATCAGGCGGCGGTCCTGAAACCCTTGATTATTATTATGCTGGAAAAACAGATTTGTTAGTTACCTGGTTATATAAACTGACAATTACAAATAAAGATTACAACCTTGGTGCCGTTATTAGTATTTTGGTATTTATTATAATGGCAACATTAACATTATTAACCTATCGTCGTACAGGTTCTTATAAAGATGAGGAGGCATTCCAATAA
- a CDS encoding aspartate kinase, whose translation MKKVVKFGGSSLADAHQFEKVGNIIRSDEDRKFVIPSAPGKRDSKDTKVTDMLYSCYALAEEGKDFHDSLNKIKERYQEIIDGLQINLTLDEEFELIHKNFEKKAGDNYAASRGEYLNGIIMANYLGYEFVDPADVICFEKDGSFDPVKTDKLLSKRLAKIERAVIPGFYGALPDGTVKTFSRGGSDITGSIVSRAVKADVYENWTDVSGFLVADPRIIENPAGIETITYKELRELSYMGATVLHEEAIFPVRKAGIPINIRNTNAPEDNGTWIVESTCHKPKYTITGIAGKKGFCSINIEKAMMNTEVGFGRKVLEVFEKNNISFEHVPSGIDTFTVFVHQSEFEEKEQKVLAGIHKLVEPDSIDMEGDLALIAVVGRGMKATRGTAARIFAALAHSDINIKMIDQGSSELNIIIGVRNEDFDAAIKAIYDIFVISKL comes from the coding sequence ATGAAAAAAGTTGTGAAGTTTGGTGGTAGCTCCTTAGCGGACGCACATCAGTTTGAAAAAGTAGGTAATATCATTCGTTCAGATGAGGATAGAAAATTTGTTATACCATCTGCTCCAGGTAAGAGAGATTCAAAGGATACCAAAGTTACGGATATGCTTTACTCTTGTTATGCCTTAGCGGAAGAAGGTAAAGATTTTCATGATTCTTTAAATAAAATAAAAGAACGTTACCAAGAAATAATTGATGGATTACAAATAAATCTTACGCTTGATGAGGAGTTTGAACTTATACATAAAAACTTCGAAAAGAAAGCAGGAGATAATTATGCTGCAAGCCGTGGAGAGTACTTAAATGGTATTATCATGGCGAATTATCTTGGCTATGAGTTTGTTGATCCAGCTGATGTCATTTGTTTTGAAAAAGATGGTTCTTTTGATCCAGTTAAGACAGATAAGCTCTTATCAAAACGACTTGCTAAAATTGAACGTGCAGTCATACCCGGATTTTATGGAGCGCTACCAGATGGTACAGTTAAAACTTTTTCCCGTGGTGGTTCTGATATTACTGGTTCTATCGTGTCGAGAGCAGTAAAGGCAGACGTTTATGAAAACTGGACGGATGTTTCTGGATTTTTAGTTGCGGATCCAAGAATCATTGAAAATCCAGCAGGTATTGAGACTATTACTTACAAAGAACTTCGTGAGTTATCCTATATGGGTGCGACAGTACTTCATGAAGAAGCCATCTTCCCAGTTCGTAAGGCGGGTATTCCTATCAACATTCGTAATACGAATGCTCCAGAGGATAATGGTACTTGGATTGTTGAATCTACTTGCCATAAGCCTAAGTATACAATCACCGGTATTGCCGGTAAGAAAGGATTTTGTTCCATTAACATTGAGAAAGCTATGATGAATACCGAGGTTGGATTTGGACGTAAGGTACTTGAAGTATTTGAAAAGAATAATATCTCCTTTGAGCATGTACCATCCGGTATTGATACCTTTACTGTATTTGTTCATCAGTCCGAATTTGAAGAAAAAGAACAAAAAGTATTAGCAGGAATTCATAAGCTTGTCGAACCAGATTCTATTGACATGGAGGGCGATCTTGCACTTATTGCAGTAGTAGGACGTGGGATGAAGGCAACGCGTGGAACAGCTGCAAGAATTTTTGCTGCATTAGCGCATTCAGATATCAATATTAAGATGATTGATCAAGGTTCTAGTGAACTTAACATCATTATTGGTGTTAGAAATGAAGATTTTGATGCTGCTATTAAGGCAATTTATGATATTTTTGTAATCTCAAAATTATAA
- the malQ gene encoding 4-alpha-glucanotransferase, protein MREAGILLPLSSLPSNHGIGDMGSYSFELIDLLKAGGFRIWQILPINPLGYGNSPYQPYSSFAGDEIYISLDELYKDGLFTNKPPEFQKYSKSVDYENVRKFKEIYLKEAFLKFTEDTDYKEFIKQEWVYLYAVFLTLKKKNELRCWNEWDKEQKEWIKSREFDVSLYEEEIRYEMFVQYIFYKQWMKIRTYANQNGIRIMGDIPFYVGIDSLDVWANQECFLLGADGKPTFVAGVPPDYFSVTGQRWGNPIYDWDYLKKQNYQFWLDRIAYSSKLFDIIRIDHFRAFDTYWKIPATCETAVEGEWLEAPGYDVFDLIVKKYPEVEIVAEDLGDLREEVHVLKNHYGLKGMKIVQFTFDPNENNNNFEDIENMVIYTGSHDNQTISGWYLSQDEKTQNEIRKSLMKSGYDDTIISKRFVRLTLDSIAEMAILPLQDLINLGDEARINTPGTLGSPNWEWKLDSFNEFKEEIGNLKECIIASRR, encoded by the coding sequence ATGAGAGAAGCAGGAATACTATTACCTTTATCATCCTTACCGTCAAATCATGGAATTGGTGATATGGGGTCATATAGTTTTGAATTGATTGATTTATTAAAAGCAGGTGGTTTTCGCATATGGCAGATATTGCCCATTAATCCTTTAGGATATGGAAATTCACCTTACCAGCCATACTCCTCATTTGCAGGTGATGAGATTTATATAAGTCTTGATGAATTATATAAGGATGGTTTATTCACAAATAAACCGCCAGAGTTTCAAAAATATAGTAAATCTGTTGATTATGAAAATGTAAGAAAATTTAAAGAAATTTATTTAAAAGAAGCTTTTCTTAAGTTTACAGAGGATACTGATTATAAGGAGTTTATAAAACAGGAATGGGTATACCTTTATGCCGTATTTCTTACACTAAAAAAGAAAAATGAGTTAAGGTGTTGGAATGAATGGGATAAAGAACAGAAGGAATGGATAAAGTCAAGAGAGTTTGATGTATCTTTATATGAAGAAGAGATACGGTATGAAATGTTTGTTCAGTATATCTTCTACAAACAATGGATGAAGATAAGGACTTATGCGAATCAAAACGGCATTCGTATCATGGGCGATATACCATTTTATGTGGGAATAGACTCTTTAGATGTCTGGGCAAACCAAGAGTGCTTTTTACTTGGGGCAGATGGAAAACCGACATTTGTTGCAGGAGTGCCTCCAGATTACTTTAGTGTTACTGGTCAAAGATGGGGAAATCCAATCTATGACTGGGATTATTTAAAAAAGCAAAATTATCAGTTTTGGTTAGACCGAATTGCTTATAGCAGTAAACTGTTTGATATTATCCGTATTGATCATTTCCGTGCTTTTGATACTTATTGGAAAATACCTGCCACCTGCGAAACTGCAGTGGAGGGTGAATGGCTAGAAGCGCCTGGCTATGATGTGTTTGACTTAATTGTTAAGAAGTATCCAGAAGTTGAAATTGTTGCTGAAGACTTAGGGGATTTAAGGGAAGAAGTTCATGTACTTAAAAACCATTATGGATTAAAGGGAATGAAAATCGTTCAATTTACATTTGATCCAAATGAAAATAACAATAATTTTGAAGATATTGAAAATATGGTTATTTATACGGGAAGTCATGACAATCAAACAATAAGTGGCTGGTATTTATCTCAGGATGAAAAGACACAGAATGAGATTAGGAAATCTCTAATGAAGTCAGGCTATGACGATACGATTATTTCCAAACGATTTGTAAGACTTACTTTAGATAGTATTGCAGAGATGGCAATCCTACCGTTACAGGATTTAATTAATTTAGGTGATGAAGCTAGAATTAATACTCCTGGTACACTTGGCTCACCTAATTGGGAATGGAAATTAGATAGCTTTAATGAATTTAAAGAAGAAATCGGTAATTTAAAGGAATGCATTATTGCTAGCAGACGGTAA